One genomic window of Medicago truncatula cultivar Jemalong A17 chromosome 1, MtrunA17r5.0-ANR, whole genome shotgun sequence includes the following:
- the LOC25482453 gene encoding amino acid permease 3: MTVEKGSNMNHQQQPFEVSIDTAGSKCFDDDGRLKRTGNEWTASAHIITAVIGSGVLSLAWAIAQLGWIAGPSMMLLFSFVTYYTSTLLSVCYRTGDQLNGKRNYTYTDAVRAYLGGFKYKICGVVQYANLFGVAIGYTIAASISMMAIKRSNCFHSSGGKNPCHMNGNIYMISFGIVEIFFSQIPDFDQLWWLSALAAVMSFTYSTIGLGLGIGKVIENKGFKGSLTGITVGTVTETQKVWRSFQALGNIAFAYSYSMILIEIQDTIKSPPSESKTMKKATLISVIVTTIFYMMCGCFGYAAFGDSSPGNLLTGFGFYNPFWLLDIANAAIVIHLVGAFQVYVQPLYSVVEKTAAERFPDSDFVNKDIEISIPCVASPLKINLFRLVWRSIFVIITTVISMLLPFFNDIVGLIGAIGFWPLTVYFPVEMYIVQKQIPKWSTKWICLHMLSAACLVISLAAAAGSVAGVIADLGVYKPFHAMY; the protein is encoded by the exons ATGACAGTGGAAAAAGGTAGCAACATGAACCATCAACAACAGCCATTTGAAGTATCCATTGACACTGCTGGTTCCAAGTGTTTTGACGACGATGGCCGTTTAAAACGAACTG GAAATGAATGGACAGCAAGTGCACACATAATCACAGCTGTGATTGGTTCTGGAGTGCTGTCTTTGGCATGGGCTATTGCACAACTTGGATGGATTGCTGGACCATCAATGATGCTTCTTTTCTCGTTTGTTACTTACTACACCTCCACTCTTCTTTCTGTTTGTTATCGTACCGGTGATCAACTCAATGGCAAAAGAAACTACACTTACACTGATGCTGTTAGAGCATACCTTGGTGGCTTTAAGTACAAGATTTGTGGAGTTGTTCAATATGCTAATCTTTTTGGTGTTGCTATTGGATATACTATAGCAGCTTCCATAAGCATGAT GGCAATTAAAAGGTCTAATTGTTTCCACAGCAGTGGTGGAAAAAATCCATGCCACATGAATGGAAACATTTACATGATTTCATTTGGTATTGTGGAgatctttttctctcaaattccTGACTTTGATCAGTTATGGTGGCTCTCTGCTCTAGCTGCTGTTATGTCCTTCACATACTCAACTATTGGCCTCGGTCTTGGTATCGGTAAAGTTATAG AAAACAAGGGCTTTAAAGGAAGCTTAACCGGTATAACTGTTGGTACTGTGACGGAAACCCAAAAAGTTTGGAGGAGTTTCCAAGCTCTTGGTAACATAGCCTTTGCCTACTCCTACTCAATGATCCTTATAGAAATTCAGGACACAATCAAATCCCCTCCATCAGAGTCCAAAACAATGAAAAAGGCTACCTTAATCAGTGTTATAGTAACAACCATTTTCTACATGATGTGTGGTTGTTTCGGATACGCAGCTTTTGGAGACTCAAGTCCTGGAAACCTTCTAACCGGTTTCGGTTTCTATAATCCTTTCTGGCTCCTCGATATAGCCAATGCCGCAATTGTTATCCACCTTGTTGGTGCTTTTCAAGTTTACGTCCAACCCTTATACTCAGTAGTTGAGAAAACCGCAGCTGAAAGATTCCCGGATAGTGATTTCGTCAACAAAGACATTGAAATTTCGATCCCTTGCGTCGCCTCTCCGTTAAAAATCAACCTCTTTAGATTGGTTTGGAGGTCAATCTTTGTGATCATAACAACTGTAATATCAATGCTTCTACCATTCTTCAATGACATCGTTGGACTTATTGGAGCTATTGGATTTTGGCCTCTAACGGTGTATTTTCCGGTGGAAATGTACATTGTTCAAAAGCAAATACCAAAGTGGAGTACAAAGTGGATTTGTTTACACATGCTTAGTGCTGCTTGTCTTGTGATTTCTTTAGCTGCTGCAGCTGGTTCTGTTGCCGGCGTTATTGCCGATCTTGGAGTTTATAAACCATTCCATGCTATGTATTAA
- the LOC25482451 gene encoding probable methyltransferase PMT10, whose translation MLSMVKSLDILKTPSSVKIITLTIFSLTLLIFLFTRYSSSTTTISSLTFFSPPSPEDHQQQQPPPPPPPPPLQPTPKPFRIPPLPPQERIGLIDENGVMTDNFTVSNNDDDETLLNWSLNITNNNSDTNFVVEEVKKVKKYKICKDVRMVDYIPCLDNFEEIAKFNGSERGEKYERHCPEQEKGLNCVVPRPKGYRKPILWPKSRDEIWFSNVPHTRLVEDKGGQNWISRKKDKFVFPGGGTQFIHGADKYLDQISEMVPDIAFGYNTRVALDIGCGVASFGAFLMQRNVTTLSIAPKDVHENQIQFALERGVPALVAVFATHRLLFPSQAFDLIHCSRCRINWTRDDGILLLEANRLLRAGRYFVWAAQPVYKHEEGLQEQWKEMESLTARMCWELVRKEGYIAIWRKPMNNSCYLSRDIAVHPPLCESNDDPDDVWYVGLKACITQLPDNGYGANVTNWPSRLHQPPDRLQSIKMDASISRQELVRAESKYWNEIVDSYVRAFGWKGYNLRNVMDMRAGFGGFAAAMHDLQIDCWVMNVVPVSGFNTLPILYDRGLIGVMHDWCEPFDTYPRTYDLLHAAGLFSAEKKRKKCNISTIMLEMDRMLRPGGYVYIRDAVRVVSELEEIAKAMGWVTTRDDVGEGPYASLKILRCEKRF comes from the exons atgtTATCAATGGTGAAGTCTTTGGATATTCTGAAAACACCTTCTTCTGTCAAAATCATCACTCTCACaatcttctctctaacccttctCATCTTCCTCTTCACTCGTTACTCCTCTTCAACCACCACTATCTCTTCCCTCACCTTCTTCTCTCCTCCTTCTCCAGAagatcaccaacaacaacaaccaccaccaccaccacctccacctCCTCTTCAACCAACTCCAAAACCCTTCCGTATACCACCCTTACCCCCACAAGAGAGAATTGGTCTAATAGACGAAAATGGTGTCATGACAGACAATTTCACAGTCAGCAACAACGATGACGATGAAACATTGTTAAATTGGAGCTTGAACATTACCAACAACAATAGTGATACGAATTTTGTGGTGGAGGAGGTGAAGAAAGTGAAGAAGTATAAGATTTGTAAGGATGTGAGAATGGTGGATTATATACCTTGTTTGGATAATTTTGAAGAGATTGCCAAGTTTAATGGAAGTGAAAGAGGGGAGAAATATGAACGTCATTGTCCGGAACAAGAGAagggtttgaattgtgttgtTCCTCGGCCTAAGGGTTACAGGAAGCCGATTCTTTGGCCCAAGAGTAGAGATGAG ATTTGGTTCAGTAATGTACCCCATACACGTCTGGTTGAGGACAAAGGTGGCCAGAATTGGATATCAAGAAAGAAGGATAAATTTGTTTTTCCAGGAGGTGGAACACAGTTCATACATGGAGCAGATAAATACCTGGATCAGATTTCCGAG ATGGTTCCTGACATTGCATTTGGTTACAACACAAGAGTTGCTTTAGACATCGGCTGTGGAGTGGCtagttttggtgcatttttgATGCAACGTAATGTGACCACTCTCTCAATAGCACCAAAAGATGTTCACGAAAACCAGATTCAATTTGCCCTTGAGCGTGGTGTGCCTGCCCTAGTCGCAGTATTTGCTACACATCGTTTGTTGTTCCCAAGCCAGGCATTTGACCTCATCCATTGTTCAAGATGCAGAATTAACTGGACTCGTGATG ATGGAATTTTGCTTCTTGAGGCCAACAGGCTTCTGAGGGCAGGTCGCTACTTTGTATGGGCAGCACAGCCTGTATACAAACATGAAGAGGGTCTTCAAGAACAATGGAAAG AAATGGAGAGCCTGACAGCTCGCATGTGTTGGGAACTTGTACGGAAAGAAGGTTATATTGCTATATGGAGGAAACCTATGAATAATAGCTGCTACCTTAGTCGTGACATTGCTGTGCATCCTCCATTATGTGAGTCCAATGATGATCCAGATGATGTTTG GTATGTTGGTCTAAAGGCATGCATAACTCAATTACCTGATAATGGGTATGGAGCGAATGTTACTAACTGGCCTTCACGCCTCCATCAACCACCAGACAGGCTTCAAAGCATCAAAATGGACGCTTCTATATCCAGACAGGAGCTCGTTAGGGCTGAATCAAAATATTGGAATGAAATAGTAGATAGTTATGTGCGAGCTTTCGGTTGGAAGGGGTACAACCTAAGAAATGTAATGGACATGAGAGCAGGGTTTGGAGG GTTTGCTGCAGCAATGCATGATCTCCAGATTGACTGTTGGGTTATGAATGTTGTTCCTGTTAGTGGATTCAATACCTTGCCTATTCTATATGACCGAGGGTTAATAGGTGTTATGCATGATTG GTGTGAGCCATTTGATACATACCCAAGAACATATGATCTGCTACATGCAGCAGGTCTCTTCTCTGCTGAAAAAAAGAG gaaaaaatgtaatatttcaACCATCATGCTCGAGATGGATCGGATGCTAAGACCAGGTGGTTATGTGTATATACGTGATGCTGTACGTGTTGTTAGTGAACTTGAAGAAATTGCGAAAGCAATGGGATGGGTGACTACCCGGGATGATGTAGGAGAGGGTCCATATGCAAGCTTGAAAATATTAAGGTGTGAGAAACGCTTCTGA